From Sphingomonas sp. PAMC26645:
TACGGGCGCTTCGATACCTCACCGCGCAACGCGGAACTGAATCCGCGCAACCCGAACTTGCTCGCCGAATAGGCCCGGCATAAGGCGTAGCGACAAAACCGCCGGCTGAGATCATGTGTACCCAAGTGCCGTGATCCTGCGCGAGGAAGATCGGCAGTACGGCATGGACGTCGTTCATGTGGGCGACGAGGTTCACATCGACGACACGGGCATGATCCGCGATCGGGACGTCTTCGTACCGGCCAAGCACGCCAATGCCTTCGCAGCTGAACCACAGGTCAATGCCGCCGAGCAGATTGCGCGCCTCGGCAGCGAACACGGCCACTGCGCCTGCATCGGTGCAGTCGACTGGACGGACGATCGCGCTGCCGCCAGCTTCGACGCAGCGCTGCGCGACGTCGTCCAGCCCGTCCTTGCCACGAGACCCCAGGACAAGCCGCGCTCCCGCTTTGGCGAAAGCCACCGCCGTTGCCGCGCCGATACCGCTTGATGCACCGGTTATCACGACACGCCGCCCGGCCAGGTTACGATCAGCGCTCATCGGATGATCCTCAAGGCGGCGGCCTTTACACCTTCGGGAAGACAACGCGGCCGCGTTAGACGAACTGTCTTATCATCATGCATAAACACTAAACGTCCCGAAGGCGCTGGGGTGTCCACCCAACCCCGCGCGATGTTCCTTGAAAGTAATCCCAGGTTGATCAGTTCGGATTGGTATGCGGTTCCTTGGGGCCATCGTTCAAAGACCTGAGCTGGGCTTCGCGAGTTGGGTTTCCACTCCCGCGGTACGGAACCGGGATATCGATAGGGCTGTTCGGCGTCGCACCACCGCTAAGTTTCCCCGATCCGTTCAAGCCACCCGCGGCATCGGCACCGCCTAGCCCCTCGCCGCCCGGCGTTTTGGTCATCTGCGCATCGTCTAAAACGGTCGCAGCGCTCTCCGTGTCGTTCGGCTCCGGCTTCACGTCGTCAGCCACAATGTTCGGCTGTTCGGTCGCCATGTCGATCTCCTTTGCTCGCTCTAAAACCTTTCAAGCGGAGCTAGTTTCCCATCAATTCAACGAATCAAATGCTCGTTGCTAGAACACGGGAGCCCCGAGAATACCGTCTCGGCCCGCCCCCCGATGGCCAATTCGTCCAGCATCACCCGGGAGGACAAGAGGCAAATTCCGCCGCTCCGCCCTCAAGGATATGTTCCAAAATCTACGCGTTTGAACATCGACACAGGGAGAGCATGATGCCCGATACGTTCAAACCAACTGCGAAGATCGCCGCCAATGCGAAGAAGGGGCTAAAGTTACGCGACGATTTCGGACGAGGCGGTACGGACGTCGGGGTTCGTCGTGCCGAGCAATTGGCAGCGCAGGACGACGTGACCACCGAGGATGTGAAGTCGATGCACAGCTACTTCGCTCGTCACGAGGTCGATAAAGACGGCAAAACGCATGAGTGGGGATCGGACACTGATCCGTCCGCGGGCTACATCGCTTGGCTTCTCTGGGGAGGCGATGAGGGCAAGGAATGGGCAGATCGACACGTCGAGAAGCTCGACTAGAAGGCTGTCGGAGCGGAAGATCGCGATCACGATCGTTATCAATAAAGATCGACCACCACTTTTACCGCGGAGGGCCGGCAGCATGCCGTTAGCGCTCCCCGTCCCCTGAAATCGATCGGCGCCTGTCAGATGTACGTTCTTATTTTTGCCGCGGCCGCAGCGCTAGTGCAATCGCCGGTTGCTGCATCCGTGGTGAAGCCAGGCACGATATCGATCGTGGCTGCTGATCGTCCGACCACGTCTCCCGCTATCACGAAAACGTTCACGGACGCCGTGCAGCGAACCCTCCTTCGAACGGCTTTCCTGCCCCTGCCCGACGCAGACCACAGCCTTTACGTCGCCAAGGTCGAGGTATCGCAGACCCAGCGCGGCGTCGTCCGGTCCGGCACCGACCGGTCGGATCGACCGGGCATGGCGGCCGGGCTCGGAGGCCTGTCGCTGACTTTGCCCTCGGGCAAGGATCAGTTGCATGGCCTGATCGTCACCCGTCTCGAGGTGACCGTGTCGCTGCGCCGTGACAATCACGTTGTCTGGACGGGACAGGCGACCACAGTACGCGCAAGCGGGACGCGAACAGGCGAACCCTCGGCTGTTGCCGCAGTTCTGTCCGATGCCCTCCTGAGATGGTTTCCCCGGCAGCTGCCCGGACCGCTGTCTGTGCCATAAGGTTGACTGGCAAAGCGGTCGTCAGACCCTGATCTTCGACAACACGCGCACCGTGACATTGCCGCGCCTGTCAAGCTTCCGCCCGTAGAGCAATGCCATCGACGACGACGATCAACGGAGTGGTTGGACAATCCCACGTCATCCTCACCGGCGCAACAAGTCCGGCATAAGCCCTACGCGCAACGAGTGATTCAAAAGTGCCCTTACCGCCTTTGGCTTGGTGATCAGTATCTTTGCCAGCCCCTGACCAAAACTTTAGCACCACCCGAAAATGGACCCCGTTGACGTCCTGTCGGCCAAGCGAAGCCGTCCCAATGGTGTAGGCGGTGTGCGCGGGGTCGGGCATCTTCCCCTTGAACGTCTCTTGCCAATAGCGCGCGTACCCTGCAATCGCGTCATAAGGCATCGGAGGAAATGATTCGCGCAGCCGACCTCTAGCGCCCCCGCCACGGCGGAAGACGGGCCCCTTGGTGATCGCGCTCACCACCCGCGGAGCCCGATGCGGCTCAGTGGATTAGCGGACAGTGATCCCTAAGCCCCCTGCCCTTTCGTTAACGCGGGCGTGAAGCCTTGCGCAAAAGTGCGTTGAAGGTTTTCGCGCGGCTTTATACTAGCACCGGATCAGCTACTTTGGTCGCCTCGCGCTCGGCAACCGCACCTAGCAACACGCGTAAAGGTAAATCGTCAGGATTTTGGGCCGCAATGAATTATCGTCATTCCTTCCATGCCGGCAACAGCGCCGATGTGGTGAAGCACAGCCTACTGATCGCGCTCGTCCGGGCCTTGCAACAAAAAGAGGGCGCGCTGACCCTGATCGACACTCATGCCGGCTGCGGTCTGTATGACCTTGGCGGCGAGGATGCCCGGCGCACCGGCGAGGCCATGCAGGGCGTGCTGCGGGCCTTTGCCGACCCGAACCCCTTGCTGAACGACTACCGCGCCGCCGTGCAGGCGGTGAATGTCGGGGCCGAGCCGCATCTGTACCCCGGATCCCCGCGGATACTGGCGCAGCTTCTGCGGCCGCAGGACTTCCTGATCCTGAACGAAAAGCATCCCGAGGACGCCTATACCCTGCGCGGCGTGATGCGCGACACACCCGCTGCCGTGCATGAGCGCGACGCCTACGAGCTTTGGCTGGCAATGCTGCCGCCCCGAACCGCGCGCGGCGTGGTGGTGGTCGACCCGCCGTACGAGCAGACCGATGAACGCGCCCGTATCACAGCCACCCTTGCGGCTGCCTCTCGCAAATGGGCGCATGGCGTGACGGTGATCTGGTATCCGCTGAAAGACCGCGCCACGCATTGGCAGTGGAAGGAAGAGTTACGAAAGCTCGGTATCCCGAAATTGCTGGGGGTGGAGCATTGGTTGTACGATGGCGATCAGCCCGGCATCTATAACGGCGCAGGCCTTTATATCGTCAACCCGCCCTACGCTTTCGTGCAGGCGCTGCCGCCTTTGCTGGAAATCCTGCGCACTGTATTGGCGCCGGAGGGGCACGGGGGCGAGATCACAACCGAGTGGTTGCGCGATTAAGGGTAACCCGTCGCCACCCCATTCTTTCAAAGGGGGTATCACCACACCGCAGACTTCAAATTGATATCTCGCGAGATCCGCTCGATGTTGGCTGGCTATCGCGGCCTGCGCTTCGCGTTTCCTAAGAGTGCTGGTAGGTCTGCTTTCTCTAGAAAAATATCGATTGGCGAAGACGCTATGAGCAGTAACTAAAGTAGTTTTTACTGTCCTCGAAAGCCGCGGCCGCTTGTAGACGCGTAGTCTGACATGAACAACCTAAAGTCATTAGACGCGAAATCGCGGCTTGAACAGCCGCCGGGTCTGGCAAAGGCATTGGCTTTGTGGGTCACGCTGCCATATTAATGTTGTCTGCTACACTATAATATTGGCGTTTGGCTTCGGCAGGCAGGGTGTTGCCGACCGCGCCGACTGACGGCTTAATCTCGGCTGTGGCGGTCCACTCGACGTACGTGATCGACGCGTATCGCGAGCCGCAGTCGCTGTGGTGAAAGATGCCGCCGCGTGGGACCGGCCCGCGGCCGTGAAGGGCTTGCCCGATCGCGTTTGGGACGAATGCGAAATGTTGTTCCGTTGGCACGCCACCCGACGCCCCGGCGGGCGTGGTTGTCGATGACGAAGCCTGTCCTGAACCTGTCGAAGAGTCGACGTAGACGAACCTGCCCCAGTCACAACGTAGGTGGAGTCCGACACCCACTGCATGTTCGGCGCTGGGGCGTAGAACTGCCGGTTGACGGGATCGCGCGGGCACGGCGCCGCTTTATCGCTGATGGTCGTGCGCACCGGCTTGACGCGAATTACCTGTGCCAAGCCGATCTCGCGCATCAGCGTTTCCATAGTACAACGAGAGATTGCGCAGCCCTCCCCCATCATCTGCCGGCCGACCTTATGTGCACCTTAGGCCGGCTAGTTCTCTGCGAACATACGGGCTATCTCAGGCTTAACGGCCACATCCTGCCGCGCCGGCGCCGGTAGGCGCGTCAAATTCTGTCGCTGCGCGACGCGCTCATGATATGTGAATGGGGCGATCAGCAAGATGCGGCAGATCGGCGCGACCCCGTGGACACTAGTTATCGTCAATGATCGTGATCATCGCCAGAACGGGTAGTCGAGTTACACCTTAGCAAATACGCGAATGCCCCTCAGGCAGGCAGGACAGGCTTACGCAGTATATCGTTGGCCTGCCGCCGTTCGCGGACCTCGCGCTCTAGCATCTTCGCCTCGTCAGCGACCTCGGTTGAAACATCGGCGTGCCTACCGTTGTTCACCTCTGCCTTCTTGACCTATTCACGCTTAGTTTGCGGAACAGCGCAGCCTCGCGCCAGCCCAAGGTCTACCCAGCGCTGAGCGGGCGACATCGCTTGAGGCGACGAAGGTAGTTTCATTTTTCTGCCGTAACGATCAAACATGAGGCTTGTGTTACGGAAAATGACTCAGCCCGTAGGATTGGACAGGTGAGGACTGCATGGCGCCTTTGTCTTGGTCAGTGGGATGAACGGTTCCCGAATAGGTCGCAGAAACCTTTTAAACGGGTAATCCCTCTCGTGATCGAAAACCGCGCGTCATGACGCTCAGTTTCAGGAGTTGGGGTTCCGACAAACCCGGGGTGGGTCAATCCGCTGGCTCTAAGCTGCATCCGAACCTGAGCCGTTTGCATTCTAAGAAGGCGGGATGGGTTATCGCGGCGTTCGAGAGCAACGCGGTAAAACGCAGGCGTTCGAACGGTTGCGCGCGCTCATCGAGGCGGTGGTGCTGACGCCGGAAGACGGCAATCTAGCCATCGACCTGCGCGGCGAGTTGGCATCGATGCTGACGCTATGCGCTGGAGCAAAAACGCAAAAAGCCTCCGCGGCGGTGACCGAGGAGGTGTTGCAAATCAAGTTGGTTGCGGGGACAGGATTTGAACCTGCGACCTTCAGGTTATGAGTACGTGTTGCTAATGTTTAGACAACTGAGAAAGATGCTAAATATATTTTTTTGACCAGCAATGTGCTAGGGATTGTGCTAATTTGTCCAACCCCTTTTCCGTTCTCATCCTTTGGCCCCTGCTATCGGGGAGGACAGGCCGTTTGGCTTCCGGCGCGCACCCGACTTGATACCGTTCCTTTAGCCCTGAATGTAACAGCCCAATCTACAGAACCGGCTAACAACCTTGCCGCGCCTTTTGACGTTCTCAAACGAATCCAGTCTATTTCCGTCATGGCCGACGCAAGACTGAACCATGCCCCCAAACTGCCAGAAATTGGCTGTTCGCGCACGAAGGCCAGCGCAAACGAGTGTCCACCATTTGCCTGTCAGCAGTCGACGATTGCGTGAGTGTCCATGACATCGGCATGGTAGGTCTCGACTGGCACCCAATGAATCAGATCGCTGTGGCAACCGCGGCTTGCATCCAGATGGAGCAGCAGCAGGTTACTGCGTTCCGCTTGACTATTGCAGGCATTGATCAAGACGCGACTGTTGACATACTGCTTTGCGGACGAACCACTTCAGGGCCTATCAACTGACCACGTAATTTTAAGCCGGAAGCCGAGCCAAACTATAAAAGCGGTGACAGATGTTACTACCACTTCGCGAGCGGTCGTAATACAAGTTGCGTCCGGTCTGGCTGACATTTTTCGCAGAAGATCACTATTAGATGCAGTACAGTTTCTACCCTACTTGAATGACTCGAATGCGGTTGGGTTCGGAGTTAAACCGGATCACACCCGATCAAATACCGAACCCATCCGCGGTGCAAAAAGCCGCTCGTAGGTCCGGAGCAAGTAGACGTCGGTCATCCCCGCGATGTGGTCGCAGATCACCCGTTCCGGCGTATCACTCTGTTCCCAACGTAGGAATGTGTCGCGAGGGAGGAACGATCGCGGCTCGGAAGAGAAAGCTTCAAACACGGAGACGATCATCGTCTGCCCTTTGAACTCCAGCTGCTGGACGGAGGGACTAAGGATCACGATCTCACGCACAGCCTCCTTCAGTGCATCGAGAAGCTCCGCAGGACCATCAGCCATCACCGCCCGATAGCGGATCAACGGTTCATCGAGTTCGTTCACCTCGACGATCCTGCAGTTCGTGATCAGGTGATGAACCATCCGGCCGATGAACCGCTTCCGACGACCGCCCTCGCCGAACAACGCCGATACAAAGCCACCATAGACGTCGTTGGCGAATTCCGACGGATAACGCTCCTTTAAGTGATCCAGAAAGCTTCCGCTACGATGCTCGGGAACGTATCGGCGAAAGTCGCTCTCGTTGATCAACCCGAGTGCAAGGGCGTCTTCGAGGTCGTGTACGCCGAACGCGATGTCGTCGGCGACGTCCATGATGCTGCAGTCGAACGACTTGTGGCGCGTCTTCCCGTGCTTCCCCGCGATTGAAGATACGGACGTGAAGGTCGATCGATCCGCATCGCTGAGCGGGGCGAGCACCCAATCGACGACCTCCTGTTCGCTGTCGAGGTAACATTTCGGAGGCTTCGACGTCGCGCGCTCGATGATCCGCAGCGTCTTCGGTGCAGGGTCGAGGCGCGATACAATGTCCCCGTTTACAACCGCCGAATACGGCGCAGGGTATTTGAGAAGGCTCAGCATCGTGCGTCGCGTTAGGTTCGCGCCCGCGGAATTGGAAAACTTTTCCAGCCGGGAAACGATCCGAAGCGTCTGCCCGTTGCCTTCGAACCCTCCGTGATCGCGCATGCAGTAGTTGAGGGCGACCTCTCCGCCATGCCCAAACGGAGGATGGCCGAGGTCATGCGTCGCGCCCGCTGCCTGGATCATGCTGAGATCGGGCAGATACGGCAGAACCGGATGCTCCGGCGGCAACATCGCGAACTGCCGGGCTATTCCGCCGGCGATCTGCGCGACTTCGAGACTGTGTGTCAGCCGGGTCCGGTAGAAGTCGCTGTCGCCAAGATTCAGGATCTGCGTCTTGCCCTGCAGTCTTCGAAACGAGGCGGAATGAATGATCCGCGCGTAGTCGACGTCCGCCTCGAGACGAGCGTCTTCAGCTTGAGGCGCCCAGCCCTCCCGGCGTGCGTACCACAGCTTCATCATCGTCATATCTCGCTCCGGATGGGTTCGAGTGTCTGGCCGGGATCGAACGATGCCGGGATCAGCGTGGCAGCTCGGAAACGTGGATGGCCCCCGCCCCCTGCCAGACTTCGGGCAACCCGGCCGCCCTTATGATGCCCTGGCCCTGTCGGCCAAGCACTACCGAACAGAGGGAAAGCGCAGTGCCGACCAGGGACACGATAGCGCACAACGCTCCGGCATCCCGCCACACGAGTGAAGCAGAATTCTCGTAGCATCCTTCGTATGAACCTATGTCCGCCAGCAGCTGGATCGTCGTGCCGGACGTAGCGCCGCACAAGCGCCGGACGCTTGCCGCGTATTTCAGAAGCCGCATTGCGCCGCTGACCCGAAGAAGGCAGCTTACGTGATTGCAGAAAAGGAGACCGGATTGTGTCTGTTGCTGTCTTGGAAAGCCATCGGCTGACGCTCATCGCGCTCGTCCCCGACAAGGCCGTCTCCATATTCGAGCGGTTCCGGGAGTTTCCGAAGTTTGGCGACGCGCAGCATATCGCAGTGCGCAGCCGTACCGCTGCTGAGCGAACGGCGCTGGCGGCGCGGATCGATGCCGCCGTATCGGCATCCGATCGCGCCGTCATGCTCCTGGCGCAGGGCAGTGCCTGCGCGGCAGCCGCATGGTGGGCCCGACTGTCGCCGAAAGCCTATACCGCGAACGTTGCCGGTGCCTTGTTGGTCGCCCCCGAAGGCACGAGCTTGGACCAACGTAACTTCGCGGCGCCAAAAATCGGCCTGCCCTTCCCATCGATCGTCGTCGGCGCCGATGACGAAGCGCAGCGCCTGGGCGTGGAATGGGGCAGTCGCCTCATCGATGGCCCACTCCTGAACACAGCGACGGCGCCGACCAACCGCCTGCGCGCCATCATCGAACGCTTCACTTCGGCTGTCGTCGAGCGCGACGTCGTTGCCGCGTATCGCATCATCCAGGCGATCGGAGACGCCTAGCTGCATGCCGGCCGTTACGTGAGACCCGCCGTGCGTCGGGTATGCGAGCGCCCTGTTGTAGATCGACCCACAAGACGACATTCAGCGGTCGTTGCGCGCTCCCAACTTCAGACATCCGTTCATGTCCGCGCGACGCCTGGACGAGCCGGCGTAGAATGACAAGAAGTGGGACGAAGCGGTCGTTCCCATCGGGCTCGCCGAATGTCGGCTTCTGACAAGATTCGACATTCGTGCGTTCGGCTACCTCGAGCATGGAGCGAGCAGGCTGGCCGATAGCTGAAGGTCGGCTCTCAAGTCCGACGCGCAAAACAGCCGCTATCCAGCAATAGAAGTCAACAGCGCGCATGCTGGCAGACGCGATAGCTACACGCACCTGACGGGCGGATATCCTGGCGGACAGGCAGAGTATCTGCGTGTGCCGTTCGCCGACACCACCCACGTCAAGGTGCCAGAGGGTATCGACGACGAGAAGCTTCTGTTCCTTTCAGACATCCTGCCGACCGGCTGGCAGGCCGCGGTGCAGGCGGACATCCAGCCGACCGATACAGTTGCCATTTGGGGCTGCGGACCGGTCGGGCAGATGACGATCCGGTCGGCAATTCTGCTGGGCGCCGAGCAGGTAATCGCAATCGATCATCTGCCGGAGCGGCTGTCCATGGCTGCTGCTGCGGGTGCCATTACCATCAATTTCGACGAGGAAAATGTCGTCGAGCGGCTGAACGAACTGACCGGCGGCAAAGGACCGCACAAATGCATCGATGCGGTCGGCACCGAAAGTCACGTGAGCTTCGGCCAGCCCGACACCATCCTCGACCGGGCCAAACAGATGGTGATGGCCGAGAGTGATCGTCCGCACGTGCTGCGCGAGATGATCTATGTCTGCCGGCCCGCTGGCGTCATCTCGATCATTGGCGTCTATCTTGGTCTGGTGGACAAGATCCCGATGGGTCAGGCGATGAACAAGGGGCTGACCTTCCGCATGGCGCAGGCGCACGTCCCCCGCTGGACGGGAGACCTCCTGCGCCGGATCGAGGACGGGCAGATCGATCCTTCCTTCGTAATCACCCACAAGGTCGATCTATCGCAAGGCCCTGAGATGTATCGCACGTTCCGCGACAAGGCGGACGACTGCATCAAGGTCATGCTCCGCCCGTAAACGGCCAAGCTCCTGAAGAGGTGTCACCATGTCACTCACCAATCTCACGCATATTGCCCGTTCCGAGGGTGATCCCAGGATCAAGCGCAAAGGCCCCAGCTCCATGAGCGGAGCCGACCGGCTGGCGCGGGCACTCGGCTGGTTCTCGATCGGGCTCGGCCTTGCCGAACTCGTTGCCCCAGGTCGGATCGCCCGCTCGCTCGGGATCGACGACAAGCAAGGACTGATCCGCGCGTACGGCGCTCGCGAATTGGCAAGCGCGGTGCCCACGCTATCGATCGACAAATCAATCGGCCTTGCAGCGCGGATCGCCGGTGACGTGCTTGATCTCGGGACGCTTGCGAAAGCGTTGAAGCGTGACAACCCGCAGCGTCGCAATGCCGCGATCGCGACCGCACTCGTTGTTGGTATTACGGCGTTGGATATCGTGGCCTTTTCAAAAGTGAGGTCGTCACACCGACGCGAACCCGGGACAGAGCGCGATTATTCGGATCGCAGCGGCCTGCCCCGCGGCCCGCAGGCCTCTCGCGGTCTGGCGCGGCACGACTTCCAGACGCCTGACGATTACCGAGCAGACGGAACGGTCGCCGAGGCTCTGCCGATGCTGGTCGCCTAGATCTGGACGAACCGAGGGCTTGGCCATGACGTTCGAACAGATGGGCGGTGCGGCGTTGATGGCGCTGTTCCTGGCCGACATCTTCCTCACGGTCCTCTACGCGCGCGCTGGCACTGGACTGCTCGCACCGCACTGGAACCGGTGTGTCTGGCTGATGGTCAGCGGGGTCGCCAAAATGGCTGGCAGGTACCGATCCGCGGTGCTGTCGTTCGCCGGCCCCCTGATCGTCATCGCACTGATCGCATTCTGGGCACTTGGCCTGACCCTGGCAGCAGCCTTCATCGTCCGCCCGGAACTCGGCACTACGATCCGCCCAAGCAGTGGCGAGACTCCTACCGATCTCGTCACCGCGTTGCTCGTCGCCGGGAACAGCCTGTCGATCGTTGGTGGCGGCGACTACGCGCCGCATAGCTCCGGCACTCGTTTACTGTTTCTGATCAATTCATTTATCGGCGCATCGGTCTTGTCGTTGGTGCTGAGCTATCTCGTGCAGGTCTATTCCGCGCTGCACGAGCGCAATGCGCTTGCGCTGACCATAGACCTGATGACGGGTGAGACAGGTGACGCGGCCAAGATGCTGACGCGGCTTAGTCAGGGCGGGGATTTCAGCGACGCTACCAGCACGCTCGACAACCTTGTGCGACCGCTCGCCATGATCAAGGAAGCGCACCACTTCTATCCGCTGCTGTTTTACTTCCGCTTCAACGATCCACGCTACGCGGTCACCCGGTTCGTTTTTATACTCCTCGACCTCGCAACACTGATCGAGACCGGGCTCGATCCGAAACGGCACCGCGCCTTCGTATGCTCATCCCCGGTGGACGCCTTGCATCGCTGTGCTGCGCTCCTGCTCGAGACATTGGATCAGCATCTCGCTGCAGAAAACAGGGCAACGGCAGTAACGGAAACCCGCCCGTACGAGGAACGCTACGAAACCGCTGCGGCGACACTCAGGGCTGCGGGCATCGAACCGCTCC
This genomic window contains:
- the rlmJ gene encoding 23S rRNA (adenine(2030)-N(6))-methyltransferase RlmJ; translation: MNYRHSFHAGNSADVVKHSLLIALVRALQQKEGALTLIDTHAGCGLYDLGGEDARRTGEAMQGVLRAFADPNPLLNDYRAAVQAVNVGAEPHLYPGSPRILAQLLRPQDFLILNEKHPEDAYTLRGVMRDTPAAVHERDAYELWLAMLPPRTARGVVVVDPPYEQTDERARITATLAAASRKWAHGVTVIWYPLKDRATHWQWKEELRKLGIPKLLGVEHWLYDGDQPGIYNGAGLYIVNPPYAFVQALPPLLEILRTVLAPEGHGGEITTEWLRD
- a CDS encoding alpha/beta hydrolase, which codes for MESHRLTLIALVPDKAVSIFERFREFPKFGDAQHIAVRSRTAAERTALAARIDAAVSASDRAVMLLAQGSACAAAAWWARLSPKAYTANVAGALLVAPEGTSLDQRNFAAPKIGLPFPSIVVGADDEAQRLGVEWGSRLIDGPLLNTATAPTNRLRAIIERFTSAVVERDVVAAYRIIQAIGDA
- a CDS encoding zinc-binding dehydrogenase, with protein sequence MPFADTTHVKVPEGIDDEKLLFLSDILPTGWQAAVQADIQPTDTVAIWGCGPVGQMTIRSAILLGAEQVIAIDHLPERLSMAAAAGAITINFDEENVVERLNELTGGKGPHKCIDAVGTESHVSFGQPDTILDRAKQMVMAESDRPHVLREMIYVCRPAGVISIIGVYLGLVDKIPMGQAMNKGLTFRMAQAHVPRWTGDLLRRIEDGQIDPSFVITHKVDLSQGPEMYRTFRDKADDCIKVMLRP
- a CDS encoding anti-phage deoxyguanosine triphosphatase; its protein translation is MTMMKLWYARREGWAPQAEDARLEADVDYARIIHSASFRRLQGKTQILNLGDSDFYRTRLTHSLEVAQIAGGIARQFAMLPPEHPVLPYLPDLSMIQAAGATHDLGHPPFGHGGEVALNYCMRDHGGFEGNGQTLRIVSRLEKFSNSAGANLTRRTMLSLLKYPAPYSAVVNGDIVSRLDPAPKTLRIIERATSKPPKCYLDSEQEVVDWVLAPLSDADRSTFTSVSSIAGKHGKTRHKSFDCSIMDVADDIAFGVHDLEDALALGLINESDFRRYVPEHRSGSFLDHLKERYPSEFANDVYGGFVSALFGEGGRRKRFIGRMVHHLITNCRIVEVNELDEPLIRYRAVMADGPAELLDALKEAVREIVILSPSVQQLEFKGQTMIVSVFEAFSSEPRSFLPRDTFLRWEQSDTPERVICDHIAGMTDVYLLRTYERLFAPRMGSVFDRV